In Niallia sp. FSL W8-0635, one genomic interval encodes:
- a CDS encoding DUF2905 domain-containing protein: MNEISKYLMIIGVIVFLIGLVMQFNPIGKLPGDIMIKKEHTTFYFPITTCIVISIVLSLFFYFIGKFR, encoded by the coding sequence ATGAATGAAATTTCCAAGTATTTAATGATCATCGGTGTAATTGTTTTCCTTATTGGGCTTGTTATGCAATTTAATCCGATTGGAAAACTTCCTGGTGACATTATGATAAAAAAAGAACATACGACTTTTTATTTTCCAATTACAACTTGTATTGTAATTAGTATTGTTTTATCGTTGTTTTTTTATTTTATAGGCAAATTTCGTTAA